DNA from Actinoplanes sp. SE50/110:
GGTTGTGGTCGTCGGCATGCCGCAGGCGTGACGCGTCTTGACGGTCAGGGTTAGGCTGCCGCTCCATGATCAGGTCGGCGAGGTTGACGGCGCTTCCAGCCGTCGCGGTAGGTGGGGCGGCGCTGTGGGCGTACGGCATCGCAGTGCTGCAACCGCTCACCGAGCCGGACTCCCGTTGGTGGGAGATGGCACAGAACTCGTCGTACTGGGCTCGTGACCTGCGGTGGGGCGCAATCGTGGCGTCGTGTCTCGCCCTCATCGTGCTGGCTGGTGGCGCTCGGTGGCCCACGCGTGGGGTGGCTGCCGGTGGCGTCGGCTGGATCGTGGTGGATCTGCTGATGGACCGCGCCGACCCGGGCCGACCCGCACTGCCACTCACACTGGGCGTCGGTGTCCTTGTGGTGGCCACGGCCGCCGTCGTCTGCACGCGATGTGGGCGCCGCACCTCACTGAGACCTCCGGTGTTGCGTACCGTCGCAGTGATCGGCGTGCTGAGTGCGATCAGTATGCTCGGCGTGGGTTCGCCGAGCGGCGGCGAGCCGCAGCTGCCGCCGACCCGGCTGGCCGTGGTGCTGCTGCACATCGTGCTCGCTTGGATCGCGACCCTGACTGCGGCAGCACCGGTTGCCGCGAGTCGGGCTGCGGCGACGACGGGAGTGGCGCTGGGGTGGGTGGTGCTGACGGTCTTCTTTGCGCACAGTCCTCCAGATGCTCTGGTTTGGCTACTCCTCGCGGGGTCGGGCCTGTTTGTCGCCGGGATCTGGTCGGTGGGCCATCCGTCCGCACCCGCCGGCTTGAGGGCCGCGGTCACGATTTCGGGCGCGCTGATCATCCCGATCATGTGCATGGTGATCGGCTACGCGACGATCATCATCGGGCCGGACATGACGCGGATGGCGGGCAACGAGTCTCTCAACGGGGACGAGGACATGCTCCTCGGCTTGGCCGGGGTGCTGGCAGGATTGGCCGTGGCCTGGTGTGGGCGCGCGGTCAGCAGGTTGTTCGCCATGTCACCGCAGGGTTGCCGGTCCGCGGAAGCGGGGCCCGATGACGGCGGCGTTCAGGTGACACTGACCCTGCCCGTCGGTGACACGTAGCGCTGTCGGTTCGGGCTTCCCGGAACGAACGTTCGGTTTGGTGGGTAGGCTGGGCGGGTGCCGCGTGTGTCCGAAGCCCACCTCGCCGCCCGCCGTCAGCAGATCCTCGATGCGGCGGTGCGTTGTTTCGTGCGGAACGGGTTCCATCAGACGTCGATGCAGGATGTGATCAAGGAAGCGGATCTGTCGGTCGGCGCGTTCTACCGCTACTTCAAGAGCAAGAACGAGCTGATCATGGCGATCGCCGGCATCAAGATCGGCGAGGTCACCGGGATTCTGGACAACCTGCTCGCGGCGGATCCCATGCCGCCGCTCCCGGCCTTCCTGGACGCGGTGATCGGACAGGTGGAGGCGACCCTGCAGGCCGACCAGACGGTGCGGATCGCGATCCAGATCTGGGGTGAGGCCACCTACGACGACGAGGTCGCCGAGGTGGTGCGCGACGTCTACCGCCGGATCAGGGAACGGATGGTGCGGACCGCCGAGCGCGCCAGGGCCACCGGACAGCTGCCGCCGGGCGCGGATGCCACCGCTGTCGGTGCGGCCATCTTCGGGCTGGTGCAGGGTTACATCCTGCAGCGGATCCTGGTCGGTCAGGTCGACCGCGAGACGTATGTCGCCGGCGTCCGGGCCCTGATGACCCCGGCCTGATCGACCGGTCGACGGACGGGATCCGGCCGGCCCGCCGCCGACATGGGGTACACCGTCCGGTGGCAAGGACTCGCAAGGGGCCGCTGTGCGGGCGGTGGCAAGGGCGGGAGACACGCGGTGACAGCGGCCCGGATACCGGCGCGGTAAGGGGCGGGAAGGCAAGAGGCCGGAAGGCGGGGAGCGGGCTCAGGCCGGCGGGATCAGGCGGCGGATGGCTGCTGTCAGGCCCGGAGCGTCCAGCTCGGTCTCGGTGACCAGGGCGCGCAGGATGATGCCGTCCAGCAGGGCGCAGATGTCGCGCGCCGCGGGCTCGCCGACCCACGGGTGGAGGATCTCGGGGAGTCCGTCCATCCAGGTTTCGGCGAGTGCCCGCAGCCGGGCGTCGCGCGCGGCGGCCATGCACAGCTCGTACTCGATGCGGACCTGCCGCCGGTCCTGCAGGTATTCCGCGGTCAGTGCGGTCAGCTCGGCCGGCATGTCCGGTGCGGCCGCGAGGCGGGTGGACCACACGTCCAGGTCGGCCCGCATCGCGTCGCACGAGTACCGCAGGCCGGCGGCGATCAGGTCGTCGAGAGTGGGGAAGTAGTAGGTCGTCGCGCCGAGCGGGAGTCCGGCCCGGGCGGCGACGGCGCGGTGGGTGGTCCGTCCGACCCCCGCCTCGGCGATGATCTCCATGGTGGCGGCGGCCAGGGCGGCGCGGCGCGCTTCCGGATCGCGGGGACGCTGCGGCCGGCGCTCCGCAGCGGCCCGGGTCTCCGGGTCGCGGGATTCCAAGCCGGCCCGGGTCTCCGGGTCGCGGGGTTCCAAGCCGGCCCGGGTCTCCGGGTCGCGGGGTTCCAAAGC
Protein-coding regions in this window:
- a CDS encoding TetR/AcrR family transcriptional regulator encodes the protein MPRVSEAHLAARRQQILDAAVRCFVRNGFHQTSMQDVIKEADLSVGAFYRYFKSKNELIMAIAGIKIGEVTGILDNLLAADPMPPLPAFLDAVIGQVEATLQADQTVRIAIQIWGEATYDDEVAEVVRDVYRRIRERMVRTAERARATGQLPPGADATAVGAAIFGLVQGYILQRILVGQVDRETYVAGVRALMTPA
- a CDS encoding TetR/AcrR family transcriptional regulator encodes the protein MTERRPRPTESRAASEPRDPGTRAALEPRDPETRAGLEPRDPETRAGLESRDPETRAAAERRPQRPRDPEARRAALAAATMEIIAEAGVGRTTHRAVAARAGLPLGATTYYFPTLDDLIAAGLRYSCDAMRADLDVWSTRLAAAPDMPAELTALTAEYLQDRRQVRIEYELCMAAARDARLRALAETWMDGLPEILHPWVGEPAARDICALLDGIILRALVTETELDAPGLTAAIRRLIPPA